One window of Silvimonas iriomotensis genomic DNA carries:
- a CDS encoding TraB/GumN family protein: protein MHDPRATTLLARVRPFIQQSGRVYTETRLDSEMFKAVGDALRTPGKIAVENELDSAHLAKLKAQLVARKIDPGMTGTLASWATNVVLMYAPDTRPTHIIDMQIATEAVADKKQYAGLESVQTALAVFQGVPEPRQILMLKDLLDHPRGPDTQEPLAARYFTDTLPAGFLQQLTDYPSTLPPQDLAWFKDYYYRVLLDQRTAGFYRGLDQPLQHGGCFVAVGIGHLAGEHGLIALLRHAGYQVTPQSLN from the coding sequence GTGCATGATCCGCGCGCAACGACCTTGCTCGCGCGTGTCCGGCCATTTATCCAGCAATCCGGGCGTGTTTATACAGAAACGAGACTCGACAGCGAGATGTTTAAAGCGGTCGGTGATGCGCTGCGCACACCAGGCAAAATCGCGGTGGAAAACGAGCTCGATAGCGCGCATCTGGCGAAGCTCAAGGCGCAACTGGTCGCCCGGAAAATTGACCCGGGCATGACTGGAACGCTGGCGAGCTGGGCGACCAACGTGGTGTTGATGTACGCGCCCGACACCAGACCGACACACATTATTGATATGCAGATCGCGACCGAGGCCGTAGCTGACAAAAAGCAATATGCGGGGCTGGAAAGCGTGCAAACTGCGCTTGCCGTGTTTCAGGGTGTGCCGGAACCCCGGCAGATACTGATGTTGAAAGACTTGCTGGATCATCCCCGTGGGCCGGACACGCAAGAACCGCTGGCCGCGCGCTATTTCACCGATACGCTGCCTGCCGGTTTTCTGCAGCAGCTGACTGATTACCCTTCCACGCTACCGCCGCAGGATCTGGCCTGGTTCAAGGATTATTACTACCGGGTGCTTCTGGATCAGCGTACGGCGGGTTTTTACCGGGGACTGGACCAGCCCTTGCAACATGGCGGTTGTTTCGTTGCTGTCGGCATCGGTCACCTTGCCGGTGAGCACGGGTTGATCGCACTGTTGCGTCATGCCGGATACCAGGTCACCCCGCAGTCGTTGAACTGA
- a CDS encoding M16 family metallopeptidase has translation MIVFLGLLPALACATTDDRTGVLDNGLSYRIRHTSRPIGVAAFRLLVNAGEVDVTDPALQGAAHLIEHMAFRDTDAFPGGELVPWLRSQGVLFGPDLNGQTRTGFTSFQFSLPVRADTDLLRGLDALHGIAGGIRFREELFKPEQRVVAQEERGVHDNPWSMAWMDNLHLYMRGTGAENWSFGTPDSIRAFRAADVAALYHKLYRPERMTVVVAGDIDTAWCEAQIRQRFADLGQGPVAAWQRPAWPALTETVFSHVSVPDRQGDLINLSLQWPPLPAPGPERDRIGYRYAFLRYALQQSLRISVDWAWRDDGQTMFSLSWPARSLSNWLEADATPDKLFKLPENALQSFARVPMDQATVEQLKKEYLGSVRQWHDTMRDEASSEADILLRTAQGRNPPTDASAEWPAVNAALAGMDGQQLSQLLVPMLARPRYVQLIHEQKYDKVVPTEAQVQAWYRQYRASTLSPALTRYAPVPLPPARYPAAPVASQQQLGDVTEIILANHLRVLVRPMKSPRQTAYFYMMAPGGMDQFPVDAWGGALAASGVINDMPVAGVPHVDLVQTRLAAGVNFEPYVVGDVQGFRGSAPVDQFETVLAEIHHRLTLTPDSSQAGWGRPGNLQNPSVTPDPYKALMEGVVKPAAFNGDYRATEADSRWYSEYKSWMTEAAFKRLFGSPGQFTLVITGAVSAAEIRPLLEKWLSGIPAEPATHPPVVTPWQPVNGGEHIAYRPGASAAADRILFATAQSWSPEHVVHLAVLSQVLSARVYTDLRNATGASYTPYISSDLSGNGLATVQINFDADPEHEAALLAAARQLCQSLTQTPVSGP, from the coding sequence TTGATTGTTTTTCTTGGGTTGCTGCCTGCGCTGGCCTGTGCCACAACCGATGATCGCACTGGCGTGCTGGATAACGGCCTGAGCTACCGCATTCGCCATACCAGCCGCCCGATCGGTGTGGCTGCATTTCGGCTGTTGGTCAATGCGGGTGAAGTGGATGTGACAGACCCGGCATTGCAGGGCGCAGCGCATCTGATCGAACACATGGCATTCCGGGATACGGATGCTTTTCCGGGTGGCGAACTGGTGCCCTGGCTGCGTAGTCAGGGTGTGTTGTTCGGGCCTGATCTGAACGGGCAAACGCGCACCGGCTTTACCAGTTTCCAGTTTTCCCTGCCGGTTCGTGCGGATACAGACTTGTTGCGCGGGCTGGATGCGCTGCACGGGATCGCAGGCGGCATCCGGTTCAGGGAAGAACTGTTCAAGCCAGAACAGCGGGTGGTGGCGCAAGAGGAGCGGGGCGTTCACGACAATCCGTGGTCTATGGCCTGGATGGACAATCTGCATCTTTATATGCGCGGTACCGGCGCGGAGAACTGGTCATTTGGCACGCCCGACAGCATTCGGGCTTTCAGGGCGGCAGATGTGGCGGCGCTGTACCACAAACTGTACCGGCCAGAGCGCATGACTGTGGTGGTGGCGGGCGACATTGATACCGCATGGTGCGAGGCGCAAATCCGTCAGCGCTTTGCCGACCTGGGGCAGGGCCCGGTGGCAGCGTGGCAACGGCCTGCCTGGCCTGCACTGACAGAGACCGTTTTCAGTCATGTCAGCGTGCCGGACCGCCAGGGTGACTTGATCAATCTGTCCCTGCAATGGCCGCCTTTGCCCGCGCCAGGGCCAGAGCGGGACCGGATTGGTTACCGTTATGCATTTTTGCGCTACGCCCTGCAGCAGAGTCTGCGAATCAGCGTGGATTGGGCATGGCGCGATGACGGCCAGACGATGTTCAGCCTGTCCTGGCCAGCAAGGAGCCTGAGCAACTGGCTGGAAGCCGACGCAACGCCGGACAAACTCTTCAAGTTGCCGGAAAACGCGCTGCAGTCTTTTGCCCGTGTCCCGATGGATCAAGCCACGGTAGAACAACTGAAAAAAGAATACCTGGGTAGCGTGCGGCAATGGCATGACACCATGCGGGACGAAGCCAGCAGCGAAGCGGATATCCTGTTGCGTACCGCCCAGGGGCGTAATCCGCCCACCGATGCCAGCGCAGAATGGCCTGCGGTCAACGCTGCACTGGCCGGCATGGATGGCCAACAGTTGTCGCAATTGCTCGTGCCCATGCTGGCGCGACCGCGTTATGTCCAGCTGATCCATGAGCAAAAATACGACAAGGTCGTGCCGACCGAGGCGCAAGTACAAGCCTGGTATCGCCAGTATCGTGCTTCCACACTGTCACCGGCACTGACCCGCTATGCGCCGGTTCCGTTGCCGCCCGCGCGCTATCCTGCCGCGCCGGTTGCCAGTCAGCAGCAACTGGGTGATGTCACCGAGATCATCCTGGCCAATCACCTGCGGGTGCTGGTGCGCCCCATGAAATCGCCGCGCCAGACGGCGTACTTTTACATGATGGCGCCGGGTGGCATGGATCAGTTTCCAGTAGATGCATGGGGCGGTGCGCTGGCTGCCAGTGGTGTCATCAACGATATGCCGGTGGCCGGGGTGCCACATGTGGACCTAGTGCAGACGCGGCTGGCGGCCGGCGTGAACTTTGAGCCATATGTGGTCGGTGATGTGCAGGGTTTTCGGGGTAGTGCGCCGGTAGATCAGTTTGAGACCGTACTGGCGGAAATCCACCATCGTTTAACGCTGACCCCTGATTCTTCGCAGGCTGGCTGGGGCCGGCCAGGTAATCTGCAAAATCCGTCCGTCACACCTGATCCGTACAAGGCGCTGATGGAAGGCGTGGTCAAGCCGGCCGCGTTCAATGGCGACTACCGGGCCACCGAAGCAGATAGCCGCTGGTATAGCGAGTACAAAAGCTGGATGACAGAGGCGGCATTCAAACGGCTCTTTGGCAGTCCGGGGCAATTTACCCTGGTGATTACCGGTGCCGTCTCTGCAGCAGAAATCAGGCCACTGCTGGAAAAATGGCTGTCCGGCATCCCGGCTGAACCGGCGACCCACCCGCCGGTAGTGACACCGTGGCAGCCCGTGAACGGTGGCGAACATATCGCTTATCGGCCAGGCGCCAGTGCCGCGGCAGACCGCATCCTGTTTGCTACCGCCCAGTCGTGGTCGCCAGAGCATGTGGTTCATCTGGCTGTGTTGTCCCAGGTGTTGAGCGCCCGCGTGTACACCGACCTGAGAAACGCGACTGGCGCCAGTTACACGCCCTATATCAGTTCGGATTTATCGGGAAATGGTCTGGCGACCGTGCAGATCAACTTTGACGCTGATCCGGAGCACGAAGCTGCGCTGCTGGCGGCCGCGCGGCAGTTGTGCCAGTCGCTCACCCAAACGCCGGTGTCCGGGCCGTAG
- a CDS encoding catalase, translating into MATRPRKHADTRSASTLIQARDEQARAQEQLARNIPWNATKKAEYGAQARTPHQGETARAASALAHASTVTEATASPKTGDGKVSSGASPIAGALDRVRTDDTDQPLTTNQGTPVADNQSSLKAGLRGPTLMEDFILREKLTHFDHERIPERVVHARGSAAHGYFESYGDFSSLTRAAPLASAGKRTPVFVRFSTVAGERGSADTVRDVRGFAVKFYTDEGNWDLVGNNIPVFFIQDAMKFPDLIHAVKPEPNNGIPQAASAHDTFWDFASLSPETAHMLMWHTSDRAIPRSYRTMQGFGVHTFRLINQDGEAVFCKFHWQPLAGTHSLVWDEALRICGADPDYHRRDLWEAIESGEYPEWELALQVFTAEEAEQFEFDVLDPTKLVPEELAPLQIVGKMVLDRNPDNFFAETEQVAFCTAHIIPGIDFSNDPLLQGRIHSYVDTQISRLGGANFHELPINAPIAPVHNNQRDGIHRQALNRGRVAYEPNSLGGGCPFQTGQAGFASFPEAIHADKMRGKPEKFADHYSQARLFWRSQTDAEQNHIINAFCFELGHVQTPAIQTRVVSMLANINPRLASAVAQGLGIAVPEPMPLATDAPIPDFAPSPALSLRHLPGKTGIHTRKVAILQGEDADHQQLEQVLKTLHDKGAVTQIVTSRASPGSKAHATLPATVLSATSPVLYDGVIVAAGDAGANQLATDPLALEFARLQYRHGKPMLALGGGKDLFQAAQLPATLPDGGHDNAILVATNGQTDDLLTQFMRVLAMGRITGRERAPETA; encoded by the coding sequence ATGGCGACACGCCCCCGCAAACATGCTGACACCAGGTCAGCCAGCACCCTTATTCAGGCACGTGACGAACAAGCACGCGCCCAGGAACAACTGGCGCGGAATATCCCATGGAACGCCACCAAAAAAGCCGAGTACGGCGCGCAAGCGCGTACGCCGCATCAGGGCGAAACAGCCCGTGCGGCCAGCGCTCTGGCCCATGCCAGCACGGTAACGGAAGCCACCGCCAGCCCCAAAACGGGCGATGGCAAAGTGTCCAGCGGCGCCAGCCCGATCGCCGGCGCGCTGGACCGGGTACGGACCGACGACACCGACCAGCCGCTGACCACCAATCAGGGTACACCGGTGGCCGACAACCAGAGTTCGCTCAAGGCCGGGCTGCGCGGGCCGACGCTGATGGAAGACTTCATCCTGCGCGAGAAACTCACCCACTTTGACCACGAGCGCATTCCGGAGCGTGTAGTGCATGCACGGGGCTCGGCGGCGCACGGGTATTTTGAAAGTTATGGTGATTTCTCCAGCCTGACCCGCGCGGCGCCGTTGGCCAGCGCCGGCAAGCGCACGCCGGTATTTGTGCGTTTCTCTACCGTTGCTGGCGAGCGCGGCTCGGCCGACACCGTGCGCGACGTGCGCGGTTTTGCGGTGAAGTTCTATACGGATGAAGGCAACTGGGATCTGGTCGGCAACAACATCCCCGTGTTCTTCATCCAGGATGCCATGAAGTTCCCCGACCTGATCCACGCGGTGAAACCGGAGCCCAACAATGGCATTCCGCAAGCCGCCAGCGCGCACGATACATTCTGGGATTTCGCCTCGCTCTCACCCGAGACCGCCCATATGCTGATGTGGCACACGTCTGACCGCGCCATTCCGCGCAGCTACCGCACCATGCAGGGTTTTGGCGTGCATACGTTCCGGCTGATCAACCAGGACGGCGAGGCGGTGTTCTGCAAGTTTCACTGGCAGCCACTGGCCGGCACGCATTCACTGGTCTGGGACGAAGCCTTGCGCATTTGCGGCGCAGATCCGGACTATCACCGCCGGGATTTGTGGGAGGCGATTGAGTCGGGCGAATACCCGGAATGGGAACTGGCCTTGCAGGTATTTACCGCGGAAGAAGCCGAACAGTTCGAATTTGACGTGCTGGACCCGACCAAACTGGTGCCGGAAGAACTGGCGCCGCTGCAGATCGTCGGCAAGATGGTGCTTGATCGCAACCCGGACAATTTCTTTGCCGAGACCGAGCAAGTGGCGTTTTGCACGGCGCATATCATCCCCGGCATCGACTTCAGCAATGATCCGCTGCTGCAAGGGCGTATTCACTCGTATGTCGATACGCAGATCAGCCGGCTGGGCGGCGCCAATTTTCATGAACTGCCCATCAACGCGCCGATCGCGCCCGTTCACAACAACCAGCGCGACGGCATACACCGGCAGGCACTGAACCGGGGCCGGGTGGCGTATGAACCCAACTCTTTGGGTGGCGGTTGCCCGTTCCAGACTGGCCAGGCCGGTTTTGCCAGTTTTCCGGAAGCGATCCACGCCGACAAGATGCGCGGCAAGCCGGAGAAATTTGCCGATCATTACTCGCAAGCGCGCCTGTTCTGGCGCAGCCAGACCGACGCCGAGCAAAACCACATCATCAACGCCTTTTGCTTTGAACTGGGCCACGTGCAAACACCTGCCATCCAGACACGCGTGGTCTCCATGCTGGCCAACATCAACCCGCGCCTGGCCAGCGCAGTCGCCCAGGGGCTGGGCATTGCAGTGCCAGAGCCAATGCCCCTGGCCACCGACGCCCCGATCCCTGATTTCGCGCCCTCGCCTGCCTTGTCTTTGCGTCATTTGCCCGGCAAGACCGGCATCCACACCCGCAAGGTCGCCATCTTGCAAGGCGAAGACGCCGATCACCAACAACTGGAACAGGTCCTGAAAACACTGCACGACAAAGGCGCCGTCACCCAGATTGTGACCAGCCGCGCCAGTCCGGGCAGCAAGGCCCACGCGACACTGCCGGCCACCGTATTGAGCGCCACCTCGCCCGTACTTTACGACGGCGTGATCGTGGCCGCGGGCGATGCCGGCGCGAACCAGCTTGCCACCGACCCACTAGCGCTGGAGTTCGCCCGGCTGCAGTACCGGCATGGCAAACCGATGCTGGCGCTGGGCGGCGGCAAAGACTTGTTCCAGGCCGCCCAGTTACCGGCCACCCTGCCCGATGGCGGGCACGACAACGCCATTCTGGTCGCCACCAACGGGCAAACCGACGACCTGCTGACCCAGTTCATGCGCGTTCTGGCCATGGGCCGCATTACCGGCCGCGAGCGAGCACCAGAAACTGCCTGA
- a CDS encoding NRAMP family divalent metal transporter, with protein sequence MAKLNSKWLKRLGPGLITGAADDDPSGIATYSQAGAAFRFDTLWSLLLCFPLMFAIQAICARIGRTTGSGLASLLKGHYQGFWFYIVILPMFVANMINVGADLAAMGDSMALLTHSEERLWFVSGFGVFCTLGMVLMPYPRYCSILKWLTLTLFAYVAVVLIIKVPWLAVLKTTVLPPLRWENKYLTTIVAILGTTISPYLFFWQSSQEVEEIHLHPEREPLIEAPHQHPDAFARIRSDTLTGMAFSTLIAYCIMVATACTLHQHGVTDIKTTAQAAEALRPVAGTFAFALFACGIIGTGLLGVPVLAASAAYGIAGSLGWPNSLSHRAREAKRFYGLIVGAIAIGVLMNLIHIDPMAALFWSAVINGVVAVPAMIAIMLIATNRKVMGIFPIPGHLAVLGWAGTAVMLVAVIAMFVFMLK encoded by the coding sequence ATGGCTAAACTAAATAGCAAATGGCTAAAGCGATTGGGGCCAGGGCTGATTACCGGGGCGGCAGATGACGACCCCAGCGGCATCGCCACGTATTCCCAGGCGGGCGCGGCATTCCGCTTTGATACACTCTGGTCTTTGCTGCTTTGTTTCCCGTTGATGTTTGCCATCCAGGCGATCTGCGCCCGCATTGGCCGCACCACGGGCTCCGGCCTGGCCTCGCTACTGAAAGGCCACTATCAGGGGTTCTGGTTTTACATCGTCATCCTGCCCATGTTTGTTGCCAACATGATCAACGTGGGCGCGGATCTGGCGGCCATGGGCGACAGCATGGCGCTGCTGACCCACTCAGAAGAGCGGCTCTGGTTTGTCAGCGGCTTTGGCGTTTTCTGCACCCTGGGCATGGTGCTGATGCCCTACCCGCGTTATTGCAGCATTCTGAAATGGCTGACGCTCACCCTGTTTGCGTATGTCGCCGTTGTGCTGATCATCAAGGTGCCCTGGCTTGCCGTACTCAAGACCACGGTGCTGCCGCCGCTGCGCTGGGAGAACAAATACCTGACCACCATCGTGGCCATTCTGGGCACCACCATCAGCCCCTATCTGTTTTTCTGGCAGTCCTCGCAAGAGGTGGAAGAAATCCATCTGCATCCGGAGCGCGAGCCACTGATCGAAGCGCCCCACCAGCACCCGGATGCCTTTGCACGCATTCGCAGCGACACCCTGACCGGGATGGCGTTTTCCACGCTGATTGCCTACTGCATCATGGTGGCCACCGCCTGCACGCTGCACCAGCACGGCGTAACCGACATCAAGACCACCGCGCAAGCCGCCGAGGCCCTGCGACCCGTCGCCGGCACCTTCGCCTTTGCCCTGTTTGCCTGCGGCATTATCGGCACCGGGTTGCTGGGTGTGCCGGTGCTGGCGGCATCGGCCGCGTATGGCATTGCCGGTTCGCTCGGCTGGCCCAACAGCCTGTCTCATCGCGCCCGTGAGGCCAAACGCTTTTACGGGCTCATCGTCGGCGCGATCGCGATCGGCGTGCTGATGAACCTGATCCACATCGACCCCATGGCCGCGTTGTTCTGGAGCGCGGTCATCAACGGGGTGGTGGCCGTACCGGCCATGATCGCCATCATGCTGATCGCCACCAACCGCAAAGTCATGGGCATTTTCCCCATCCCGGGCCATCTGGCGGTACTGGGCTGGGCCGGTACTGCCGTCATGCTGGTCGCGGTCATTGCCATGTTCGTATTCATGTTGAAGTAA